GCCACCGTCTGGTCCAGCTGCCGGTATCCGGATTGAACTGCAGCGCATGGATGAGCCCTTGGGATGAATTCACATCAGCAGGTGTAAATACGAACACATCCAGCCCCAGTTCACGTCCTTCCGTAATCATACGCTCATAGACAGGGACCTCTTCAAGCCTTTTCCGGTTGTTCAAGTACAGTGTCAGGATACCTAAGACGGGTTGAGACACAGTGGTTCACCTTCTTGAGTAAGAGTCTAAGTCTAAGTTATTACAGGCACCGACAGGCGTTTCACAGTCTCCGCTCAAGACGAGCGTAGGTTTTCCTGTGGGGCCTTTCTCTAAAGCTACGGCTTGCATACCGGCATGAAAACACATTTTAAGACTTGAATAATTGTCAGCGGCTACCTTGCATCGCAGACGCCCAAGTCTTGACAGCTGGAAGAGGATCAGGGAGGTGCCGATATGCCTGTTCCGGTACAGCGGATGAACAGCAATCAAGCATGCATCCTCTCCGAAACCAGTCACGAAGCAAATACCAACAGGCATCTTGCCATGCTCTCCGCGGACGGTTGCTGCAATAAGAGATGTACCTGGATGTTGCACCTGATCAAACGACATCTTCTGCAAGGTGTTGCACCCTTCACGCGTGAGTCGGCGGTTACCGAAACGGCACATGAAATCATAGCACTGCTCGCGAATGTCCGGCCAGTCTGCCGGATTGACCGGCGAGATGGATGTAATCTCCACTTAATCCCCTCCTTTAATATAAAATTATCTATTTTCTATAAGATACTCGCAGTAATTGAATATCCGTTCGAGTGACCGCTTGCGGATGGCAGGCTCATCAAACTTCATCGGTCTGGAGTTTGCTTCAAAGAACCATAGCTCGCCGGACGTATCTAAGCCGAGATCCATAGACATCTCGCCTAGACTGTAACGGCAGCCTTGCTCTATCTGTTTGGCAATGTGCACGGCCGCGTTCCGCACTTTGCTCAGGATCACTTCGGTTTGTTCCGATCCGAACAGGGGCGGAAGAAGCTTCTCGGGATCCTCAATCGAACCGCCACGTGGAACGTGGGTGGTGATGCTATGGGTACCCGCCATGCGGGCGCCAATTCCAGTGACCCCCCATACGCCGAGATCCGACTTCTGAACCAGAAGCCGAAGGTCGAAAGAACGTCCGTGGACGGCAGTCAGTTCAATTCCTTGCTGGATAATGTAAGGTTCACCTTTAGTCTCTCTATATACACGTTCCCATAACCTCTCAAGTGTTGCCGATTTATAAGTTGTGCTGTTTTTATTGTTTTGAATTTGGAGCCGGTAAGGCATAGGTTTGTTTTTTTGATATCTCAATCTCATGATGCCCTGACCGGCCTTTCCCTCTTCCGGTTTGAGGTAGAGGTAAGAGCAGAGTCTTATCATTTCGTACAGAGACGGCAGACCCTTAAGTTTTTTGGTGACCGGGGCCCATTTCCGGGTCAGCCGTGATTTACCTAACCAGGAGAATAACCGCCGCTTGTTAAAGAAGAACGGATTATAAATATCCATGTTGGGATGACGCATACATTCTTTTATTTTACGCCGTACCTGCGGCTTCATTTCATCTTCACGGTAAGGAATGCGGTTATAGATTACCCGGGGCAGAGGAAACAACCTCTGCTCCCAGGAATGCGGGTCACTGCCAGGCGTAAAACCTCTGACCTTGCCGGAATTCAGCTTTAGATCACGTACGGTGACAACATAGACGAGATATCCCATATCTTTGCCGGTCTTGATGATTTCGTGAAAATTTTGCCGATTACCTCGAAATAGTCGGACGGAATCATGCATTGTAAGAATCGCGACAACAGGTTTGGTATCATCCTCAAGTCGATTGGTCACGAATCATTCCCCCCTGTGGAACCCGCCGAGATACAAGCAGTGCTCAAAAATATGTTCAACCGACGCTTTTCCTTCGACTCGAAGGGAAGGGTGACTGAAGATAGACCTGCCGGGTTTTGAATTGGCTTCAAACATCCAGATTTTTTCATCTTCGTCGATTCCAATGTCAAATCCGATTTCAGCCAGAACATGAGAGTGGTGGTTTTCAATGGCTTCCGCGAGTGTAACGGCCGTCTGCTTAGCTCGCTCCAGAACTTCCCGAGACTTTGAACCAAACGTACGGCCTAAGGCCTGTTCTGGAGTCATCAGTTGACCGCCGTTTTTGATGTGGGTCGTTACGCTTCCCCGCCCGGCCTTCTTGGCTCCAATTCCGACAGTTGACCAGCGGTTTCTGCCGTCTTTATGCATATGGAACCTGAAATCAATAGGGCATCCATCAATTTCAATCAGCCGGATTCCCTGCTGGATAACATAGTTTCTTAGGCCGGAACCGTGCCTGGATTGTAGCAGGCGCATGAGGCTTGTGAATGTAGGAAACTTAAGCAGGGTGTTTCCTCCGGTGCTGCGGTAGCGGGCAAAGTAACCTTTTTTTGGTTGGTAGGTAAGTCGGTAGATCCCGTTGCCGAGGCTTCCGGCGGACGGCTTATAGTACACGAACCGATGGCGCTCCAGCATATCTTTGATTCGTTCCGGGCTTGGATTCGAATACGTTTCAGGCACATACCGTCCTGCTTGCACATCATTTTCCAGTTGGTTATAAATATCTGCTTTATTAAAGAAAGCCCAGTTGAAAAAGGAGATATTTCGCTTCATAAACCGATCCCTCAGCTGATTAGTGAAAGGTGAGAAGTCTGTGCGTCTGCTCGGGAGTCGATTATAGACAACATCCGGAA
Above is a window of Paenibacillus uliginis N3/975 DNA encoding:
- a CDS encoding GNAT family N-acetyltransferase, whose amino-acid sequence is MEITSISPVNPADWPDIREQCYDFMCRFGNRRLTREGCNTLQKMSFDQVQHPGTSLIAATVRGEHGKMPVGICFVTGFGEDACLIAVHPLYRNRHIGTSLILFQLSRLGRLRCKVAADNYSSLKMCFHAGMQAVALEKGPTGKPTLVLSGDCETPVGACNNLDLDSYSRR
- a CDS encoding YheC/YheD family protein, with the translated sequence MTNRLEDDTKPVVAILTMHDSVRLFRGNRQNFHEIIKTGKDMGYLVYVVTVRDLKLNSGKVRGFTPGSDPHSWEQRLFPLPRVIYNRIPYREDEMKPQVRRKIKECMRHPNMDIYNPFFFNKRRLFSWLGKSRLTRKWAPVTKKLKGLPSLYEMIRLCSYLYLKPEEGKAGQGIMRLRYQKNKPMPYRLQIQNNKNSTTYKSATLERLWERVYRETKGEPYIIQQGIELTAVHGRSFDLRLLVQKSDLGVWGVTGIGARMAGTHSITTHVPRGGSIEDPEKLLPPLFGSEQTEVILSKVRNAAVHIAKQIEQGCRYSLGEMSMDLGLDTSGELWFFEANSRPMKFDEPAIRKRSLERIFNYCEYLIENR
- a CDS encoding YheC/YheD family protein yields the protein MSLTFSNVHFSHQPEKVVFMSGSLMRSLGLTSRRQIQLRLGRNAISASLKPIERSGKHLYLSSGIRNSVHVPRSGPAYVHMPKDGEIQIGPVVGVLSDGPSSPSSPFGARTAYIKQLLREGNKKMYVYAFAPGDINWQRETVYAYLLSANGQFVRKTVPLPDVVYNRLPSRRTDFSPFTNQLRDRFMKRNISFFNWAFFNKADIYNQLENDVQAGRYVPETYSNPSPERIKDMLERHRFVYYKPSAGSLGNGIYRLTYQPKKGYFARYRSTGGNTLLKFPTFTSLMRLLQSRHGSGLRNYVIQQGIRLIEIDGCPIDFRFHMHKDGRNRWSTVGIGAKKAGRGSVTTHIKNGGQLMTPEQALGRTFGSKSREVLERAKQTAVTLAEAIENHHSHVLAEIGFDIGIDEDEKIWMFEANSKPGRSIFSHPSLRVEGKASVEHIFEHCLYLGGFHRGE